In Spiroplasma chinense, a single window of DNA contains:
- a CDS encoding lipoprotein: protein MKKLLSLLAATGLVATTSATVVACGDKPAAENDAKELTIAKDATEVKVSVTVKEFVETSQFSLVSDKAEASILEVKGFEVKADALTGEIVISVKADAKREADVTEAITVKYGEEEVVKVSVTIAALEKEDGNGGDNGNTDGGDNGNTDGGDNGNTDGGDNGNTDGGDNGNTDGGDNGNTDGGDNGNTDGENNGNTDGGNE from the coding sequence ATGAAAAAATTATTAAGTTTATTAGCAGCTACTGGATTAGTTGCAACAACTAGTGCTACTGTTGTAGCATGTGGTGACAAACCAGCAGCTGAAAATGATGCTAAAGAATTAACAATCGCAAAAGATGCTACTGAAGTAAAAGTTTCAGTAACAGTTAAAGAATTTGTTGAAACTTCACAATTCTCATTAGTTTCAGATAAAGCTGAAGCTTCAATATTAGAAGTTAAAGGATTTGAAGTTAAAGCTGATGCTTTAACAGGAGAAATCGTAATTTCTGTAAAAGCTGACGCAAAAAGAGAAGCTGATGTAACTGAAGCTATCACTGTTAAATATGGTGAAGAAGAAGTTGTTAAAGTAAGTGTTACTATCGCTGCTTTAGAAAAAGAAGATGGTAATGGTGGAGACAACGGAAACACTGATGGTGGAGACAACGGAAACACTGATGGTGGAGACAACGGAAACACTGATGGTGGAGACAACGGAAACACTGATGGTGGAGACAACGGAAACACTGATGGTGGAGACAACGGAAACACTGATGGTGGAGACAACGGAAACACTGATGGTGAAAATAACGGAAACACTGATGGTGGAAATGAATAA
- a CDS encoding lipoprotein, with protein sequence MKKLLAIIGGASFVVPTVTNVISCDPGDVEVFAPAGTDLNNLFSGDKLNIQIYKKSNEGLMQAIKNLKIVSSQQIKIDGEVDSRVNEGKVKLIPNEDFFIKVEGFVEVSWFYIEDTPNTGGEDTPNTGGEDEISEESKNNNLTTIQNKFDSNTNFHFQVNQNTNDPNAEWSYIKGVMIGVFNSIVGESFGIPEHDRWKEIVENVHYKCDYDEVIATKELKPNQKISINFWGLEDSWINGKAIITIILN encoded by the coding sequence ATGAAAAAATTATTGGCTATTATTGGAGGTGCTTCATTTGTAGTACCTACAGTAACAAACGTTATTTCATGTGATCCAGGAGATGTGGAAGTTTTTGCACCAGCTGGAACAGATTTAAATAACTTATTTAGTGGTGATAAATTAAATATACAAATTTACAAAAAAAGTAATGAAGGACTAATGCAAGCTATTAAAAATCTAAAAATAGTAAGTTCTCAACAAATAAAAATAGATGGTGAAGTTGATAGTAGAGTTAATGAAGGTAAGGTAAAACTAATACCTAATGAAGATTTCTTCATTAAAGTTGAAGGTTTTGTTGAAGTTTCTTGATTTTATATAGAAGATACACCAAATACTGGTGGAGAAGATACACCAAATACTGGTGGAGAAGATGAAATTTCAGAAGAGTCTAAAAATAATAATCTAACCACTATTCAAAATAAATTTGATTCTAATACTAATTTTCACTTTCAAGTTAATCAAAACACAAACGATCCAAATGCTGAATGAAGCTATATCAAAGGTGTTATGATCGGTGTATTTAACAGCATTGTAGGTGAATCATTTGGAATACCCGAACATGATCGTTGAAAAGAAATAGTTGAAAACGTTCATTATAAATGCGATTATGATGAGGTTATTGCTACAAAAGAATTAAAACCAAATCAAAAAATTTCTATTAATTTTTGAGGCCTTGAAGACTCATGAATTAACGGAAAAGCTATTATAACAATTATATTAAACTAA
- a CDS encoding lipoprotein codes for MKKLLAFIGGISITTPTIINVVSCDSDDLGVLAPDQSDLMVLFADYETITIKNKSVEGIVKEITSLKFISSLQFEVAGDKNDNEIDFSQNFGTAHIIPRTFPGYQVIKEVTINWIYDDGSIPNLPDDKDNSLSTISELKDWTFNYQTSPDTSWEMAKGTVKGVFNTLVGEAFGIAPGDRQNLIREGFEYDFDFDEVVKNIEFKPGNKAIINIWTLKDSWFSGKTQVTIILN; via the coding sequence ATGAAAAAATTACTTGCATTTATTGGGGGAATTTCAATTACAACCCCTACCATTATTAACGTAGTTTCTTGTGATTCAGATGATTTAGGTGTTTTAGCACCAGACCAATCTGATCTAATGGTTTTATTTGCCGATTATGAAACAATTACTATAAAAAACAAATCAGTTGAAGGAATTGTAAAAGAAATTACTTCTCTTAAATTTATCAGTTCATTACAATTTGAAGTGGCTGGAGATAAAAATGACAACGAAATTGATTTTAGTCAAAACTTTGGAACAGCTCACATTATTCCAAGAACTTTCCCTGGATACCAAGTTATAAAAGAAGTTACAATTAATTGAATCTATGATGATGGTTCAATACCTAATTTACCAGATGATAAAGATAATAGTTTAAGTACAATCAGCGAACTTAAGGATTGAACATTTAACTATCAAACATCACCAGATACATCTTGAGAAATGGCTAAAGGTACTGTTAAGGGGGTATTTAATACACTTGTTGGGGAAGCATTTGGAATTGCACCTGGTGATAGACAAAACTTAATAAGAGAAGGTTTTGAATATGATTTCGATTTCGATGAAGTTGTCAAAAATATAGAATTTAAACCTGGCAATAAAGCTATAATCAATATTTGAACTCTAAAAGATTCTTGATTTAGTGGTAAAACACAAGTTACAATTATTTTAAATTAA